From the Saccharomonospora marina XMU15 genome, the window CTGCGGGCGTCGAGCTGGTCGACCGGACTCGCGCACTATGTCTACCCAGCGTGGCCGCCGAAAGGTGACTACACCGCGCCGCGGGCAGCCTCGTTGTGCTCTGCGACGAGGCTAGCCAGCGACAGGAGACTGTCGAGCTGGAACAGACACGACGCCTCGACATCCGTCCCGAGAATCGCGGTGGCCACCTCGTCGCGAAGGATGTGGCCCCACGGCCCTCGCCGGATCACCGCAGTCTTGATCCCCAGCTCCACAGCGGGCCGGATGTCGTTATCGAGCCGGTCCCCGACATACAAGATGTGTTCGGCCCGGACACCGGCCTCAACGATGAGACGCTGAAAGAACGCCGGCGACGGTTTCGAGGCGTTCCAGCTATCGGATGTGCCGAGCACGTCGATCGGCAACTGGAGCGCACGCAGGATCCCCTCCGCGCGTGCCGTTTGGTTTCCCGCGACGCCCACCACCAGACCTTGCTCCCGCAGCTTGCCCAAGCACGGGCGCACGTCGTTGTAGAGGTCGGTTTCGTCGAAGGTTTCGGGCTGGCCAGCCTCGGCGCGGGTTCGGCGTGCCGTCTCGAGGTCGAACCCGGGCTGGAACACCTGAAAGGCCTCGCGGTAGTCCAAACCCCGCGCGATCACGGCACCGAACACCGCCGAGAACGTGTGCCGGGGCACCCCCAGCCAGTCGGCCCACGTGCCGTACTCGGTGGTCTCGTCCACCAGCACTTCCCCCACGTCGAAGAACACCGCACGAATGGTCATGAGCCCAACCCTAGGCACTCTGTGACGCGCGGATGACACGCCCGTGGCTACCCCCTGGCCACTGGTTTCCACCAGCGGTGCTTGATGAACTAAGCACGTTGATGTTCACAACCACGAGGAACGCCGCCGACATGACACCCGCCACGCTCCGGTGCGGCGCCCCGACGCACGGTGGGGTCCCGAGAGTCCCCGCCTTACCCCGGCCCGCCCGGGGCCCCACCGTGTTCCCACCTCCACCCCACCGTGTCGTCCACTTCAAGGTTCCACACGTGACACCTCGGCAGGGCCGCGAATCTCCGCGTGGCCGCGAGGCGGGCTGACGTGACCGGCCACAGTGGGGACGAGACTCACGAGCAGGTACGACGGCTGGTGGCCCTCGGCTGCTCGTTCATCGGCTCCCCCACCCAGGGCATCCTTCTGCGCTGCTACGACACCTCCGACGCGGTCGACACTCTCAAGATCCCCGCCACCGGTGACTGCCTCGCCTGGCGCACCCGCATCGATCACCGTGGAGAGCACGTAACGTGGCGACGCCACGGTTCCCTCAACGAGTGCGTTCACGCGCTGTTGGAGCTGCCGGAACCCGAGCCCCACACGCGTTCGGGTGCCTCAACAGAGCGACCATCATGAACGCGCCGCTCGGTCATGACACTCTGCCGACGGGCGCTGCCCGAGGTGGCGTGTGCGGTCCGTTCGGCGCGCGTGCTGGCCACCGCCGGTGTGCTGATTACGCCTACCCGCCAACCGACACACGACGTTCCCGTGTACGACACCGATGACACCGCCGGTGGTACACGGCATGCAGCACGCCACGGCCACCCCGCCACAGACGGGCATGTCAGCACGCATTGTCGTCACCCGCGCGGCGGGTCTCGTCGGCAAGGACCTGGTTCGACGCCTCGCCACCGACGACGTGGAGTCGTATGGTCTGGACCGGCTTGACGGAGCCGGTATCCGGCCACGCGGCATGGTTTGGTGGAGGCACTTGGCCATCTGGTTTTACCTTCCAGCACATTGGGTCGGGGTACACGTGACAGTCGACCACCAGGGAGTGAGGAGATGGCAACCCAATCGTCCAGCCCGTTGGCCGACTGCCGTCACGCCGCTGGCTACACGCAGGAGTTCTTCGCCGACAAGCTGGGTGTCGACCGAACCACCGTCGGACGCTGGGAACGCGGTGTGCAATCTCCTCAACCGTGGCAACGTCCCGACCTCGCGAAAGTGCTGGCCATCAGCCTAGATCATCTCGACGATCTACTCCGGCGAACGAAACGGCATTCAAACACGCCATCCAGGCTCAAGTCGTTCCTGACGTCAGGTCCTTCGTTGTCCCCGCCTCTCGCTGGCGCGCAGTGCGGCCAGTCGGGACTGGTCGACGTGTTCTCCGAGGATGACGCCGTGCACGCTGCTATCCCGCGCCTGCGGCGTGCGCTCGCCAGCATCGACCTCCCCGACGATGGACCGACTCGTTCCTTCGCCGAACTCGCGGCCGAGGTTTCAGGAATGATCGAGCAACGCCTGCAGGCGCGCTATGTGGAGATGGCCTGGCGTTTACCCGGCCTGATCTCCGAGTTGGCGCGTGCACACGCCGATACCCATCACAGTGCGCGCGAGGCCGCCATGCTGCTGACGCTCGCATTCCGAGCGGCCGATGGTGTGGCCTTCAAGTTCGGCTACCTCGACCTGTCCGCCCGCATCATCGACCTGATGCGAGTGTCTGCCCTGGCAGCCGAGGACCCGCTGCTGGTGGCCGCTGTCGCTTACGTGCGCATCGAGACCTTCTTCGCGACGGGCGATCTGGCGTCCGCTTCGCGACTGCTGATGGCTGCCGCCGACGAGCTATCAGCCGACCTTGGCGTGTCGGCTTCCTCAGCTGCGGCTTACGGCGCCCTGCATATGCGAGCCGCCGTTGTCGCTGGCCGCGCTGGCAAGCCGGACGCGGCGATCACCTCGGCGAGGCCCATCGAGCTGCCCGCCAGGTGCCTGAAGGCGTCTACTTCGGCACGGCCTTCGGACCCGCATCGGTCCGTATCCACGAGCTCGCGGTCGCCGTCGAGATTGGCGACAGCCCAGCGGCGGTGGAGCGA encodes:
- a CDS encoding HAD family hydrolase — translated: MTIRAVFFDVGEVLVDETTEYGTWADWLGVPRHTFSAVFGAVIARGLDYREAFQVFQPGFDLETARRTRAEAGQPETFDETDLYNDVRPCLGKLREQGLVVGVAGNQTARAEGILRALQLPIDVLGTSDSWNASKPSPAFFQRLIVEAGVRAEHILYVGDRLDNDIRPAVELGIKTAVIRRGPWGHILRDEVATAILGTDVEASCLFQLDSLLSLASLVAEHNEAARGAV
- a CDS encoding helix-turn-helix transcriptional regulator — protein: MATQSSSPLADCRHAAGYTQEFFADKLGVDRTTVGRWERGVQSPQPWQRPDLAKVLAISLDHLDDLLRRTKRHSNTPSRLKSFLTSGPSLSPPLAGAQCGQSGLVDVFSEDDAVHAAIPRLRRALASIDLPDDGPTRSFAELAAEVSGMIEQRLQARYVEMAWRLPGLISELARAHADTHHSAREAAMLLTLAFRAADGVAFKFGYLDLSARIIDLMRVSALAAEDPLLVAAVAYVRIETFFATGDLASASRLLMAAADELSADLGVSASSAAAYGALHMRAAVVAGRAGKPDAAITSARPIELPARCLKASTSARPSDPHRSVSTSSRSPSRLATAQRRWSEQQPGVHPTISRPNDARTTTSTSLGPSFASATMRTPSLAWKPPAGLPRSTSANTPRFGRRCRLCCEPTSHPTTACCSWPPGLARVDRYRAIDQAEVWVARQASRSPNRRSP